The genomic region CAACAGCAACAGCTCGCAAGAGCCGCTTAACGAAGTGTCTACAAAACCCGAGCAAGTCCATATCATTCGACGGTGAGGGACCCGTGAGAGGGGCGTAACGAAACCGTGATTTTTGCGTGAGACTTTTGGCTGAGGCTTAGCGTGGATTGGGACGATCCAATCGCCAGTGACGGGAAACCGATGTCATCCATTCTTTCTCGCCGTGCGGCGAAAGAAAGAACCGGCTGATTGTGCGCTGGCCTCCTTCGTGGTCGCCGTAGAGCAGATCGATCGTCAAAGGATGGCGCTCAAGGATGGCGCTGCGCGCCTCGGCAAACGCCGGATCATTCGTATCACGCAGCGCGCCCTGCCAGAACCCGAGACTCCCGGCCGGCACGTAGATATCGCGTTTGAGGCGGCGGAAGAGACTCAGGTCTCGATAGCCGTCTCCGGCCGAGTGTCCTTGGGAAATGTCCCACCGGTCTAGCACGGCCAAGCCCTGGCCTACGTTTTGAAGGGAGATTGCGAGATAGATTACGTCTTCCGTCGCTTCGCAAAGCGCGCGCCCGCCGGGGACTTCCACCCAGCGATCGTCGACGAACCGGATCTTTTCGGCGGGATCCTGGATCCGCGACGGCGCGAGGACCGGGAGCAGTCCCGCAAGCAGCACTTTCTCGGAGGCGCGGGCGGTTCGGTTCGCCGACTGCACGGACATAAATGTGGCGACGGCAAGCGCGAGGGTGCCCGCCGCTGTCGCCAGCGAAGAGATTGTTACCCAATCAATCATGAATCCTCGCCTCCAATCAAATCCTTGTCTCCAATCAGCGCCGCCCTGTAGACCTGCGCCAGGGGAACTCCATGCGCCAATGCCGCGCGGCGGCAGTCTTCGTATTCCGGCGCGATTGTCATCGTTTCACCCCGCCACGCGCCGACCTTCAGACGAATCTCTCCATAAGGCGTGTTGGCCGTGCGCCACGTTCGGGCGAGCGTGTATCGCTCTTGCGTACGATGCCGAACGCCGAAGGTGCTGGATTCGCGGAAGATGACGGCGGCGAGCGTTTCCGACAGATCTGCCGGGCAGAGGACGGTGAGGAGAGTGGCGGGCCGGTTCTTCTTCATCTGAATGGGGGTGAAGAAGACGTCGAGCGCGCCGGCGGCGAAGCAACGCTCCATGAGAAGATCGAAGGCTTCGGGACTCTGGTCGTCGAGGTTCGCTTCCAGGACGGCGACGGTTTGCGGCGTGGCGTCGCCGGAGGAGGCGTCGTGGCTGGACGGAGCGTCGTCGGTTTCGCCGATGACGATGCGCAGTAAGTTGGGCATGTCGGGCTTAAACTGCTTTTTACCCGCGCCGAATCCGTTGGTGAGGACGCGCATTGCGGGCAGGCGGCCAGCGGTTTTGGGATCGGCCAGCGTCGTGATCAAAGCCGCCCCGGTCGGCGTGACCAGTTCGCCCCGGATATCCACGGAGTGTACGGGGAAGCCTTTCAGAAGCTCCATGGTGGCGGGGGCGGGCACGGGCATGATTCCGTGCTGGCAGGTGATCGTCCCATAGCCGCACGGGATGGAGGAGGAGGCGATGCGGTCCACGCCGAGCATCTCCAGCAGGATGCAGGAGCCGGCGATATCGACAATGGCGTCCACCGCGCCGACCTCGTGGAAGTGAATCGCGTCGCGCGTCGCGCCATGGATCTTCGCTTCGGCGTCGGCCAGGCGCGTAAAGACGGTGAGCGCCGTGGTCCGCACCCAAGAAGACAGGCCGCTGTTCTCCAAAATGGCGGCGATGTCCGCGAGATGGCGTCCGTGTCCCTGGTCGCGTTCGATCAGCCGGACATCCACATCGGTCGCGCTGATCCCCTCACGCGTCACGCGCTGGATGGAAAGCTCGTAGCCGGGGAGATTGAGCGCCGCAAGGCGGCGGCGGAACTGCGTTTCGTCCGCCCCGTCGCAGGCGAGGAGCGCGCCGAGGGTCATATCCCCGCTGACGCCGGAGAAGCAATCGAAGTAGGCGATTTTCATGGTGTGCTTATTTATACCCGTCTGGAGCGGGCCATGCACATCCGTGATCGCGGAAAAGTCGGTGGAAATAAAGGCGGCGCCGTCCAGGTCTTTCAACCCCCGACGCCGCCTCGATAGGCTCTTTCGTTCTTCCGGCAACTGGAAGACCTAAGGGACTATGACGACAGCGCGCTGGTCAGTGTCTGGTCGAACGACTTGAAGAGGTCCTCGACCTGGCTGCGGGCGCTCGCGCTGCTGGAGCTTGAGCTGCTTGTGCCGCTCGTACTTGTGCTGCTGGAGCTGGATGTCGAACTGCTCGAATCATCGGAGTCCGCGGGCGGCGGCGGAGGAGGTCCGCCGGCTCCATGATGATGGCCGCTATGCTTGCTGTAGGCGCTCAGGGCGGCGCCGGTCGCTCCATCCGCGCTCGTTTGGGGCTTCGGAGGCTGGAGGGCGGACAGGTCGCCGGTGTCGGCCGCGGTCTGGAACTTGGTCGCCAGATCGCTGAGGCGCTTGGCGCTGTCGCTGTCCGTATCCTTGGAGGCGAGGTCTTTCAGCTTCGTCGCCATATCCGACAGGACCTGCTTGAACTTGGTCGGATCCTTCTCCTTGAGCTGCTCCAGCTTGGCGAGCATTTCGCCCGGCTTGGAGACATTCGTCGAGGTGGCGGCGGTTGCGGTCGTGTCGATGGACGCGGTGGTTGCGTCCGTGGACGAGGACTGAAGCAGCGAGGCGAGCGAGCTTGTGCTGTCAACGCTTGTACTGGTGAGAGTACTGATCTGCATGCGTGTAACCCCTTAGTAGTTAACATGTGTAAATAGTTTCATTAAGTAACTAGTTACAGTGCTATTATCGGGCGTTATACTGGGATCTTTAGGGTTGTTGACACAAATCTTTGAAAATTGTACAATGAGAACGCCGATGTCAAACACTATTGAACAAATTGTCTCCCAGGACCCCGTCGTGACGCAGAAGCTTCAGCAGGAGCTGCTGCGCGTGATGGTGTCTTTGATTGCGCCGGCCGACGCCGGATCCAGCTTTTTGGATCTTTCCATATTGGAAATCAAGTGCCTGCGAATCATCGCCGAGCAGGAAGGGCAGAAGCTGCGCGAGGTCGCGGTCCATATGGATCTCTCCCTCCCCGGCGTGTCTCGTTTGGTGGACCGTCTGGTGAAGGACGGCCTTGTCCTGCGCAAGATCGATCCGCTCGACCGCCGCGCCGTGCAGCTGGGCACCACGGAAAAGTCCCGCGCGATCCTCGAAGATCTGCGTCAGGCGCGCGAGGCGCACATCGCGTCCTGCACCCGTCATCTGGAGGCGGAGCAGATCCAAACGATCCTCGAAAGCCTGCGCCTGCTGGCGGACGCCGCCGAACAGGCGCAGCGCGAGACCAAGGAGAAGGGCTAGCCGTCCCCGCCGTCCGGCGGGGGCGGCCCGCCCGGGCCGCCGTCCATGGGCGGTCCGCCGTCGCCGCCGCCATCCATCGGCGGAGGACCTCCATCGCCGCCGTCCATCGGGGGCGGTCCGCCGTTATCGTCCCCGGGAGGCGCGCCGTCGCCGCCCTGCTGTCCGCCTCCGCCAAAGCCGCCTCCTCCGCCCGGGCCTCCGCCGAAGTTACCCTGCGAATTTGCTCCTCCGCGCCGGCCCCCGAAGCGTCCGAAGGGACGCGCGGGCGGGTCCACTTTCTTGTAGCCGCTGGGAACCGTGAAGAGCGTGTCGCTCAGCGCTTTTGTCGAGAGGGATTTGACCACCGTGGTCACCACCGTCTTGATCTCGATCGGCGCCGGCGGCGTCCCATCGCCGGTCGCGTCATCGCCCATGCTTGGGCGCGGCGGCATGGAGCGCGTGATCGTGATCTCGCTGCGTAGCGGAAGGTCTCCCTGCGCGTCGAGCGCATCCGCCAGCGGTTTGACCAGACCGAACGCCGTTACCGACGCCCACTGCGCCGAGGGCAGCGCCGTCGCGCCTTTACCGGAGGGCAGCTTGACCTTGTCCGAAAGCCAGACGTAGCCGGTTACTTTCGTCGCGGGGGGAGCCATCCGAGCGCCATTAGCACGGCCTCGGCCTCGACGGCGCGCAGAGTTTCCGCCGCCCTGGGCGTCGTCCTGGCCTCCTCCGGGCGCTCCGTCCGGCGGGCCTCCCCCGGGAGGTCCGCCGTTGAAATCTCCTCCTCCGGGCGGTCCGCCGCCATTACCGTCGCCGCCCATCGGCGGGCCGCCTCGAAATCCGCCGCCCCCGCCAAACCGTCCTCCAAATCCGAACCCGAACGAAAGTGAGCCGTCCACGGAGAATTTGGCGGCCTTCGCCGATGCAATGGTTTGTGTGTCATCCGTTTGTTTTAAGGTGATCTTACTGCTGGGCGGAGGCGTCGCCCCGGCCTGCGCGAATGGCGCCCGTCCCCCGGTCCCGATCTCGGAGAGCGATTGCACGTAATATGTCTTCTTGGTCGTGTCGAGCGTGTAGATTTTGCCGGCGGCGGCGTCATAGATGGTGACGGGCCCGCCCTTTTCCTCGGCGCGCGCCTTCGCGCCTTTGTAATAAATGCTGACCGTTTTGGGGAATTTCTGCGCCGCGCCGCCGAAACCCATGCCGGGACCCGGTCCCCGGTTGGGAGCGCCCGTGACATTCACGTCCGATACGATGCTCACATCGGCCCGTGTCGCCGCCGCGATCGCCGCCAGCGCAACTCCGATCGCGATGGTCAGCGCTCTCTGGCGGGTCCGGGGCGACAGGCCGCGATTGGTCTTCATCACTGTCTCCTTGATGCCGTCAATACAGTCCATTTCCATGATAGGCAATGGGGGCTAAGACTATGATAACAAAGAAGGATGAAAAATAGATGAAGATGGCGGGGGGTTTTTGGGGATTTGAGTGACCTGCTCCCAGGGGCCAGTTCACAGGAGTAGGTTTTTCCGTCCCCGCATTGAAATACGGGGCTAGGGGTTGCTTCGCAACCAGTGCCCAAAGGGCGCCCACCGTCCCGGACGGAAGAGAGTTTACGACTGCGTTTCTCATTCTTCCGTCCGGTACGGACGGTCGGCGCGAAGCGCCCCCAGCCGGGTAATTTATTGCCCGGTACGCGAAAAAACTACCCTTGTGAGCAGGGGCCAGGGCGGCTTTGCCCGGCCCCTGTCCCTAAGGCGACGCCACATCATTGCGTCCGATGGAGCGCTGGAGCTGGGCGTCGGCGATGTAGTAGTTGTAGACGGCGGTGACGTATTGGTTCTGCGCCTGGGTCAGAGTCGCCTGCGCGGTGGTGACGTCGAGCACGGTGCCGATGCCTTCCTTGCGGGAGGCGATCACGGCGCCGTAATTGACCTGGGCGGCGGTGACGGCGCTTTGGGCGAGCTGGGCGGCTTGCTGGTTTTGATTGCGTGTGGAGAGAGTCTGTTCGACATCGCGCCGAATGTCCTGGCGCTGCTGCTCCAGGGTGTTGGTGTCGGAGTCCAGCGTGGCCTGCGCGATACGGACCGCGCCGCGCGCGCTGCCGGCGTCGAACAGGGGGTAGGAGCCGTTCAGGGTCAGCGCCGTGGTCAGACCCTTCGTGCCGACGTCGTTGGTCGCCTGGTAGGAAAGGGTGTAGTCGCTGGTGACATTGAATCCGGCGTTGCGACGGGCGAGCTGCAGGGCGGACCGATCGCTTTCGACATTCGCGGCCTGCTGGCGCAGGTCGGGACGGTTATCGTAAGCGGTTTTGAGGGCCGTGTCCAGAGTGAGCGGCGTCGTCTCCGCGGCCGGGGCGGGTGGAAGGGCGCCGGCTTCGCCGATGGGGGCCAGGGCGACGGCGTCCTGCGTGTCCACGCCGAGGGCGTTTTTCAGCGCGGCGCTCGACGTCACCACGGAGTTTTGGTTCTGAAGCAGCGTGACCTGGGCGTTGGCCAGGTCGGCATTCGCCTGATAGATATCTTTGGCGGCGGTTGTGCCCGCTTCGATCTGCGCTTTGGTGACATCGACCGTCTGCTGGAAGCGCGCGACCTGGGCCTGCGCCACTTTGACCAGATCCTCCGCGAGCAGCAGCTGATAGTACGCTTGGGTCACCGTCAGAATAGTCGATTGGCGGGTGTTGGCGTTGCCGTAGTTAGCCGCGTCCACGGCGCGGCGCGCCTGCGCGTTGCTCGCTTCCCGGGCGCCGCCGTCATAGATCGACTGGCTGAGATTGATCGAGAGGCCGCCGCCGCGCGTGGTCGTAAAGCTGCTGGAGCTTGTGGTAAAGGTCGTTCCCGTTGTTGTCCCGGTCGTGGATCCAGTGGTCGTCCCGCCGGTCGTGGTCCCGGTCGTCGTCCCGCCTGTTGTGGTTCCGGTGGTCGTCCCCGTCGTCGTTCCGGTTGTTGTTCCCGTCGACGTTCCGCCGGCGCCGTCGGTCGTCGTGAAGGTGCGCGTGGTCCCGCCGAAACTGCTTTGCGTATTGTTTTGGAAGCGATAGCTGGGCGTGACCGTGGGATAGTACTCGGCCTGCGCCTCCTGCTTGCGTCCCTTCGCCGAATTGATCTGATCCTTGGCGATATACTGCTGCGGCTGATGCGCCAGCGCGATGGCGATCGCCTGCGGCAGAGTGAGCGGCGACGGCAGCGTCTTCGGAGCGGGGGGAACGACCTGTCCAAACGCGGCGGTCGCCGTCATCACAAGGACCGCCAGGAGGACAGCGGGGGACAAAAAACGTAAGGTCATAGGGATAGTCTCAATTCTCATGCGCCGTCGCCAGCGGTGTTTCCATCGGCTCGTCATCCACCGGCGCCATCTCCGCCAGCGCCTTGTTGGCGTCGATCGGGTGCGCCACGGGCGAATCGCTGATCACAAGGCCGTCTTTGAAACGGATGATCCGCTCGGCGTGGTCGGCGATATCCTGCTCGTGGGTGACAACGACAATCGTTTTGCCTTCGCGGTGCAGGCGCTGGAAGATCGCCATGATCTCCTCGCCGGTGCGGGTGTCCAGCGCGCCGGTCGGTTCGTCGGCCATCATCACCGGCGGGTCGTTGACCAGGGCGCGGGCGATCGCCACGCGCTGCTGCTGGCCGCCGGAGAGCTGGGCGGGCGTGTGGCCCATACGGCTTTCCAGTCCGACCTGCCGCAGACAGTTGCGCGCGATCTGTTCCCGGTTGCGCGCTCCGGTATAAAACAGCGGCAGCTCGACATTTTGCAGGGCCGAGGTGCGCGCCAAAAGATTAAATGTCTGAAAGACGAACCCGATCTTGCGGCTTCGAATCTCGGCAAGCTGGTCGTCGTTCAGTCCAGCGACTTCCACGCCGTCCAGCTTGTACGATCCGCCGGTCGGCTTGTCCAGGCAGCCGACCATATTCATAAAGGTCGACTTGCCCGAACCCGATGGGCCCATGATCGCGACAAACTCGCCGCGCCCGATCGTCAGGCTGACGCGCCGCAGGGCATGGACTTCCATCGCCTCCATGACGTAGGTCTTCACCATGTCCCGCGTTTCAATCAATGGATGGTCCATGCCGTGCTGTGTCTTTCTTGGCGGAGCGGCGGCCCTCACCCCCCTCCACCCGCAAGCGGGTACCCGGCTCTCCCAAAATTGGGAGAGGGGGAGGCAGAGGGGATTTTCTAATTTGGATCAAAGATCCAATATCTTACTCCTAACCCTCTCCTAGAATTGGGAGAGGGTGGCCCGAAGGGCCGGGTGAGGGCCGCCGTTTTTCTTACCGCGCCGTCGCGGACAGGGTCGCTACCAATTGGTCCAGTTCCTGCTGGGCGCGGCCGCGCTGCCGTTCGAAGGGCAGGGTGGACGGGTTGAGCGGGTTGTAGTCGTGCGGCGCGGAGATCTTGGAGGGATCGAAGCCGCCGGGACGTCCGCCTGGTCCGCCGCCCGGGCCTCCGCCGGGCCGGCCGCCGCCGAAGCCGCCGCCGCCAAATCCGCCGCCGGGGCGTCCGCCTGGTCCGCCGCCTGGACCGCCGCGTCGATCCGCCGACAGAGTGGCGAGCTTCTTGAGCTGCGGAATGCTCAGCGGCGCCGTGATCTGCTGATTGACCTGCCGCGCCTGCGCGTCGGTCATCACCGGTCGATTGCGCCACGCTTTGAGGACGCCCAGGATCGCGCGCGCCTGAGGTTTCGTCAATTTGGTGCGCGGATCCTGCTCCAATGCGCTGATGGCCCGCACGCTGCGCTGCACGGAGCTGACATTCTTATGCGAATCGCGCCACTTGCGCCACGCCTGCATCTTCGCCCGCGCTTCGGGCGGCATCTGGAAGCCGCCGCCTCCCGGACCGCCGAAACCTCCCGGAGGCGGCGGACCGCCAAAACCTGGTCCCTGCGCGAACGCGCCGGTGCTGAGGGCGAGCAGCGCCGCCAGCGGAATGATCTGTTTGAAAGTTGCTTTCATAGTTTCTTCCTTTGATGATTATGACTTGCGAAATCGGTTTGCAGACCTTACTCGTATCTCAATGCTTCGATCGGATTCATCTGCGAGGCTTTGAACGCCGGGTAGAAGCCGAAGAAGACGCCGACAACGGCGGAGAAGCTGAAGGCGAGCAGGACGGTTTGCGGCTGAATCACGATGGTCCAGCCGTTTTTGATCTGGACTAACTGCGCGCCGCCGATGCCCATGGCGACGCCGAGCAGGCCGCCGACGAGCGAGAGCAGGAGCGCTTCCAGCAGAAATTGGGTCAGGATGTCCTTACGCTTGGCGCCGATGGCTTTGCGGACGCCGATCTCGCGGGTGCGCTCCGTCACGGACACCAGCATGATGTTCATGATGCCGATGCCGCCGACGACCAGCGAGACCACGGCAAGGTAGGTGATCAGGGACGAGAACGTATCCTGCTGAGCGTTCTGCGCCTGCGCCAGGTCGGCCTGGTTGAAGATGATGAAGTCCGGGTTGCCGTCGGAGGCGATCTTGTGCTGCCGCCGCATCACGGTGTCGATCTCGGTCTGCGCCTGGGTCATCAGCGTTTCCGTGCGCGCCTGGCAGGTGATCGTCTGGATGTTCTTGAGGCCGAAGAGGCGGCGCATCGCGGTGGAGATCGGCACGTACACGCCGTCATCGGGATTGCGGAAGCCCTGGCCGCCTTTCGATTGCAGCAGGCCCACGACCTTGAAACTCTGGCCCGCGATCTGCACCGTCCTGCCGACCGGGTTCTGCGTATCGAACAGGTTGGTCGAGGCGGTTGAGCCCAGCACCGCCACGCGGGCGTTGGAGTGGATATCCGCCTTCGTGATATACCGGCCGTCCGCAATCGGGTGATTGCTGATGATCGGATAATCCACCCCGGTGCCGTAGATGCTGGTGTTGGTGTTGTTGGCCTTGTACTTGACCTGGGCGTTTTTATTGACCTGAGGGGAGACGCGCGCCACGGATGGGCAGTCTTTCAGGATGGCGTCGGCGTCCGCCAGCACCATGGTATTGGTCGAGCCCAGTCCCTGGCTGACGCCGCCGCTGCGCTGCTGGCCGGGAAAGACGGTCAGGACGTTGGTGCCCAGCTTTTGCAGACTGGCCGCCACGGCGGCGCGCGAGCCCTGGCCGATGGCGATGGCGATGATGACCGCGCCGACGCCGATGATGACGCCCAGCATGGTCAGGAACGCGCGCAGCTTGTTCGCGCCCAGTCCCCGCAGCGCCATCGTTAAGTTGACCAGGCCCTTGTCGCCGAAGGTGATCTTCGACTCTCCCGCCATGTTCGCCGCCGCCGGGGACGGGATCTCTTCGACCGCCATGGTGTTATCCTCTTCCGCCTCGTCCGCCGCCCGGGCCGCCTCGCCCGCCGCCCGTCGCGAACGGACTGCTTGCGCCGGTCGCCGCCGCCGGCGGGGCCGGCGTGATCGTCTGCGTCACGACCTTCTCCCCGGGCTTGAGGCCGCTGGTGATTTCCGTCGCGTCGTCGCCTTCCAGACCGATCTCCACCGCGCGATGCTCCAGCTTGACGCCGACCAGGGTATTCGGATCCACGGCTGCGCCCGTTGTCGGATCGGCGGGCGCCTTGGCTCCGCCGGTGGCGACCTGGACGTAGGAGCCGTTGTCGTCGGACTGCACGGCCTCGCTTGGGACCGAGAGCACATCGCTCTTTTCGTCGATCATGAACTGGCAGTTGGCGTTCATGCCGGGCTTGAGCAGTCGATAAGTCGGCGTGGAGTTGTCGATCTCGACCCGGACATTGAACGTCGTGACATTGTTGGTCACCACGGCGAGGGGATCGATGCGCGATACTTTGCCCTCAAACGGAATGCCAGGATAGGCGTCAAAGTCCACTTCCACGGCTTGCCCCGAGTCCACGCTCGCCACATCCGTTTCGTCGACGGCGACGTTGACGTACATCCGGCTGATGTCGCCGAGCTGGACAATCGCCGTTCCCGTCGCGACCGACGACAGACCAGAGGTAATGATCGTGCCCTGCCCGACATACTTCGTGAGGATAATGCCGTCGGTGGGCGAGCGCACAACGGTCTGGTCGAGCGTGGTCGTCGCGTTGGTCAGCGACGCCTTGTTGGAAGCGATGCTGGCCTGGCTGACTTTGATATCGTCCTGCTTGATGCCGTTGTTCGCCCGGTCGGCGATCGCCTGATTTAAGGCGACCTGCGCCTGGCTGACCTGCGCGGCGGCCTGCGCCAGCGCGGCCACGGCCTGCGAGACGGCGTTGCGCTTGGTGGAGATATCCACGGAGCTCGCCTGCGCGCTTTGCAGGGCGGCCTTCGACTGAGCCACTTTGGCGTCGGCGGCCTGGACATTCGCCTGCTGCTCCGCGCCGATCGTCCGCAGCTTTTCCTGCGCGGACTGCGTCTGCGCGACATTGACATCATACGCGGCCTGCGCGGCGTCGAATGTCTGCTGCGATACGTAGCCTTTTTGCAGCAGGCTTTGCTGCCGGGTCAGCTCCGCCTGCGCGTTTTTCTGATTGGCGACCGCCTGATCGTAGGCCGACTGCGCCGACGCCACATCCTGCTTGTTGGTGGAGCTGAGCGCCGTGCGCGCTTTGATCGACTGATCGAGATTGGCCTGCGCCTGCGCGATCGTCGCCGCCGTCTGGCTCGGCTGCGCCGCCGCCTGACTGCGGGCGTCGTTGAGCTTCGCCTGCGCGGACTGCCGGTTGGCCTGCGCCGCCTGGAGCGCCGCCTGCGCGTTCTCAATCCCGATCTGGCTTTGCGTCACCTGGAGCCCGTATGTCTTCGCCGCCTGCTGCGTCTTGACAATCGCGCTGTCCATCTGCGCCTGCGCCGTGTTGACGGCGAGCTGGGTGTCCGACGGATCGATCTTCGCCAGCACCTGTCCGGCCTTGACGACGGAGCCTACGTCCACCAGCAATTGGTTAACGCGCCCGCCTGCCTTGGATTTGATATCGACGGTTGACCAGGGCTGTAGCGTCCCGGTTGCCGAGATCGTCTTCTTGACGGAACCCGACGCCGCCTGCGTCACTTTGTACTTGACCTGCTGATCCGGACTCGATCCGCGCAGCTTGGACGTCACAAACACCGCGCACACCACGAGCAGCGCCAGCGCGATCATCATCGGGAGTCGTTTCACGTTTGTCTTCCTCTGATCATGAGTCTACTTCTGAAAAATGAAAAAGATATGAAATCATGAAGTTTATAAATAATCTCAGGAATTATTAATAATTGAGGATTACTACGCGCGGGGCAGCGTCACGCGGACGGTGGTTCCGGCGCCGAGGGTGCTTTCGATTGCGAGGGAGCCGTGGTGGAGGTCGACGATGGTTTGGCAGATGGCGAGGCCGAGGCCGGTTCCGCCGTGGGCGCGGGAGCGGGCGGCTTCGGCGCGGTAGAACCGTTCGGTGATGTGGGGCAGGTGGTCGGGCGCGACGCCTTCGCCGGTGTCGGCGACGGCGATGGTGACGCATTCTCCCTGCGCTTCGGAGGAAATGGTGATCTGGCCGTCCTGCGGGGTATAGCGCGCGGCGTTTTCCAGCAGGTTGCTGAAAAGCCGGACCAGGGCGTCGGGCTGGCCGCAGACGCGCATGTCCGGAGGATCCAGGCGGACGGCGACGGGGGCGTGGCTGGCGCTCTGGACGGAGGGCAGCGCCTGCTCGATGATCTCGGCGAGCGGGGTGGGGCGCAGATCGTAATCCATCTGGCCGGCGTCGGAGCGGGCGAGCAGGAGCAGGTCCTGGACGATGCGGTTCATGCGGTCGGCGGCCGTGTCCACGGTTTGCAGGGTCTTGCGCAGCTGTTCCTCGGTGCGCGCGCTGGTCAGCGCCAGGCTGGTGTTCGCCTTGATGATCGTCAGCGGCGTGCGCAGCTCGTGGGAAGCGTCGGCAGTGAAGCGCTGCTGCTGCTGGAACGCCTGCTCCTGCCGCTCAAACGCCGTTTCCAGCCGCCCGAGGAGGCCGTTGAACGTCTCGGCGATCTCGGCGAACTCATCGTGCCCGATCACCGGCAGACGCTGAGAAAGATGCTCGGCCTCGATCTTGTTCGCGGCGTGCGCGATCTCACGGACCGGGCGCAAGGCGCGGTCCGTGAGGAAGGCGCCGCCGAAACCGGCGATCAAAAGGACGAACGGGATCAGCGTCATCAGGATTCGCTGCATGCGCGCCTGCTCCTCCTGAAAATGGGTGAGCGAATTGGCGCATTGGACAACGGCGAGGGTGACGCCGTTCTGCTGGAGCGGCAAGGAAAACACGCGGACATCGCCGTCGCTGGCGTGTATAGTGGAATAGACGCCGGGCGCGCCCTGAACCACGCGTTTGAATCCGGTCCGATCCCAGAGCGGGGCGCCATGTAACAGCGCATTGCCCTTCAGATCGAACATGCGCGGGCGCATTTCGCCGAACCGCTCGTCGCCGGGCCCGTCTCCCGGCCCGCCGCCGGGCGGCGGGGTCTTGCTCTGCTTCTGCGGCGGCCCAAAGCGCTCGCCGAAATGCGGTGGGCGCGGATCGCGGCCAGCGAGGACATCAGCGGTCATGTCCGGCGGCATTCCGCCAAAGAAGTGCTGTCGGCCATGCGCCTTTTGCGCCAGCCCCTGATCCACGGCGGAGGCGACATTGGCCCGGAACGAGAACATAAAGACGGCCCCGAGCACGATCAGCACAAACGCGAGGATGCCGACGTTCCAGAGCGTGATGCGCACCCGCACCGAGTTGAGCGAAAATCGAGGGCGTGAGATCGTCATGGCGTGTCCTCGGGATGGGGCGCGCGCAGGGTGTAGCCGACGCCGTGTACGGTATGGATCAATTTTTCGGCATGACCCGAATGGAGCTTGCGGCGCAGCAAGCCGACATACACGTCCACGGTGTTGGACAGGCTTTCTTCATCCTGCCAGACTTGTTCTAAAATCAGATCGCGCGTCAGCACCTGGCCCTCATGTCCGGCGAGCGCCTCCAGCAGCGCGTACTCGCGCGGCGTCAGCGT from Capsulimonas corticalis harbors:
- a CDS encoding HAMP domain-containing sensor histidine kinase, which gives rise to MTISRPRFSLNSVRVRITLWNVGILAFVLIVLGAVFMFSFRANVASAVDQGLAQKAHGRQHFFGGMPPDMTADVLAGRDPRPPHFGERFGPPQKQSKTPPPGGGPGDGPGDERFGEMRPRMFDLKGNALLHGAPLWDRTGFKRVVQGAPGVYSTIHASDGDVRVFSLPLQQNGVTLAVVQCANSLTHFQEEQARMQRILMTLIPFVLLIAGFGGAFLTDRALRPVREIAHAANKIEAEHLSQRLPVIGHDEFAEIAETFNGLLGRLETAFERQEQAFQQQQRFTADASHELRTPLTIIKANTSLALTSARTEEQLRKTLQTVDTAADRMNRIVQDLLLLARSDAGQMDYDLRPTPLAEIIEQALPSVQSASHAPVAVRLDPPDMRVCGQPDALVRLFSNLLENAARYTPQDGQITISSEAQGECVTIAVADTGEGVAPDHLPHITERFYRAEAARSRAHGGTGLGLAICQTIVDLHHGSLAIESTLGAGTTVRVTLPRA